In Vagococcus hydrophili, one DNA window encodes the following:
- a CDS encoding Sapep family Mn(2+)-dependent dipeptidase translates to MNPDLIKQKIKEVEPLFIQGLTKIMKINSVKGEATEIAPFGNGPKKALLATLDLAEELGFKTKMVDNAVGYAQLGEDNEEYIGIIGHLDVVHEGTNWDYPPFDLTLNNDCFYGRGVLDNKGPILANLYALYVLKELNFPFTKTIRIMFGTDEESGSADIPMYLAHEKPPMYGYTPDCKYPAVYGERGVLCIKLVTQITDNSLNSLTSFNGNFDRSAVPDSLSFSISQNDYALTGKRAPSNAPDLGENVITLFAQKMVQENLVSGEFFEYLTWLSNSFHEKHDGSGLGIDFFDAESGKLSLTPVNLEFQKDTIILEFSTRYPVSITKDQIIEQLQKVLPLETNLSITREMSSTKFDPHHPMIQKMTKVYEALTGLDGTPVTTTGATYARSMPNIIAFGPSFPGQKGIAHNKNEYMDKVDLMKNLEIYTYLLAELGV, encoded by the coding sequence ATGAATCCTGACCTCATTAAACAAAAAATAAAAGAAGTTGAGCCATTATTCATTCAAGGTTTAACAAAAATTATGAAAATAAACAGCGTTAAAGGAGAAGCCACAGAAATAGCCCCTTTTGGAAATGGACCAAAAAAAGCATTACTCGCTACGTTAGATTTGGCTGAAGAATTAGGTTTTAAAACAAAAATGGTTGATAATGCTGTGGGATATGCACAACTAGGAGAGGATAACGAAGAATATATTGGAATTATCGGTCATTTAGATGTTGTTCATGAAGGAACAAACTGGGATTATCCACCATTTGATTTAACATTAAATAACGATTGTTTTTATGGAAGAGGAGTTTTAGATAACAAGGGGCCAATTTTAGCCAATCTTTATGCGCTTTATGTTTTAAAAGAACTTAACTTTCCTTTTACTAAAACAATCCGCATTATGTTTGGAACCGATGAAGAAAGTGGTTCAGCGGATATTCCTATGTATCTTGCCCATGAAAAACCACCGATGTACGGATATACTCCTGATTGTAAATACCCTGCTGTCTACGGAGAACGCGGTGTCTTATGCATTAAACTGGTAACACAAATTACTGATAATTCTTTAAATAGTCTAACTTCTTTCAATGGGAATTTTGACCGCAGTGCTGTTCCTGACTCTTTAAGCTTTTCCATCAGCCAAAATGACTACGCACTAACAGGAAAACGAGCACCGAGTAACGCTCCTGATTTAGGAGAAAACGTCATTACTTTATTCGCTCAAAAAATGGTCCAAGAAAATCTTGTTTCTGGGGAATTTTTTGAATACCTAACTTGGCTTTCTAACTCTTTCCATGAGAAACACGATGGATCTGGATTAGGTATTGATTTTTTTGATGCTGAATCCGGAAAACTCTCACTTACTCCAGTTAATTTAGAGTTTCAAAAAGATACCATTATACTGGAATTTTCAACTCGATACCCTGTTTCGATTACTAAAGACCAAATTATTGAACAATTACAAAAAGTCTTGCCTTTAGAAACAAATTTATCGATTACAAGAGAGATGTCCTCTACAAAATTTGATCCACATCATCCCATGATTCAGAAAATGACCAAAGTTTATGAAGCGTTAACTGGACTTGATGGGACACCCGTTACAACGACTGGTGCAACGTATGCTAGAAGCATGCCTAATATCATTGCTTTTGGACCTTCTTTTCCAGGGCAAAAAGGGATTGCACATAATAAAAATGAATATATGGATAAAGTAGATTTAATGAAAAATCTTGAGATTTATACCTACTTACTTGCTGAATTAGGAGTATAA